One segment of Metallosphaera cuprina Ar-4 DNA contains the following:
- a CDS encoding ferredoxin family protein, whose protein sequence is MKVEEKLYTLRYKRDDEPHLKIKNFDVCSRCEKEYGTPQPCISVCPANVYVWDGTRMVISYENCVECGACKIACPFNNIAWSFPRYGLGMSLRYG, encoded by the coding sequence ATGAAGGTCGAGGAGAAGCTCTACACCTTAAGATATAAGAGAGACGATGAACCTCACCTTAAGATAAAGAACTTCGATGTGTGCTCTAGGTGTGAGAAGGAGTACGGCACGCCTCAGCCCTGCATCTCAGTTTGTCCAGCGAACGTTTACGTATGGGATGGGACGAGAATGGTCATATCTTACGAGAACTGTGTAGAGTGCGGCGCGTGCAAGATAGCTTGCCCTTTCAATAACATAGCGTGGAGCTTCCCCAGGTACGGCTTGGGAATGTCATTAAGGTATGGCTAA
- a CDS encoding MFS transporter produces MIKNRNEVLKIAFSAFFADLGYQAGIAAFPIIFVVIYHAPIPLYGLAESLNYGIGTFLAYVGGTLGDRIGRKRIAILGNSLITLIALMGLSRDYVQALIAFMLGWWFRNLRTPPRRAMMAEVTLPEDRSEAYGILHSLDIAGAMLSIVALVISLYLHLSIFIFMLFTALPLVVSTLILSTVKAGQNKFKKGSSAKRGRVFWTLIISTMFFGFSQYSFGFPIITTTQITGEDYLGILSYGVFLGSSSLFGYIFGRLRLNEYRGLAFLGYLVGAIASFGFAFLSGIGISSLYPLSFVMGVSVASTETFEPTIMSKLVGEESYGAGMGFLSVGRSVGIFIGNSVMGLLYQISYTHAYVFAAAMSLVSFLLILTLVYGRK; encoded by the coding sequence ATGATTAAGAACAGGAATGAAGTACTTAAGATAGCCTTCTCCGCGTTTTTCGCTGATTTGGGGTATCAAGCTGGGATCGCCGCCTTTCCAATAATTTTCGTTGTGATCTATCACGCACCAATTCCTCTCTACGGCCTCGCCGAGTCCCTAAACTACGGGATAGGAACGTTTCTGGCATACGTTGGCGGAACGTTAGGGGACAGGATAGGAAGGAAGAGGATAGCTATCCTAGGTAACTCCCTTATAACACTTATAGCGCTCATGGGGCTATCCAGAGATTACGTTCAGGCCTTGATAGCCTTCATGTTAGGGTGGTGGTTTAGGAACTTGAGGACTCCCCCAAGGAGGGCGATGATGGCTGAGGTCACATTACCTGAAGATAGATCAGAGGCTTACGGTATACTTCACTCTCTGGACATAGCGGGGGCCATGCTCTCAATCGTTGCTCTGGTCATTTCCTTATACCTTCACCTCTCGATATTCATTTTCATGTTGTTCACTGCCCTTCCTTTAGTAGTATCAACTTTAATCCTTAGCACAGTGAAGGCAGGTCAGAACAAGTTTAAGAAGGGCTCCAGCGCAAAGAGGGGAAGAGTCTTTTGGACTTTAATTATCTCTACGATGTTCTTCGGGTTCAGTCAGTACAGCTTCGGTTTCCCTATAATAACCACAACGCAAATAACTGGTGAGGACTATTTGGGAATATTATCGTATGGTGTTTTCCTGGGGTCCTCCTCCCTCTTTGGTTACATATTTGGAAGATTAAGGTTAAACGAGTATAGAGGTTTAGCTTTCTTGGGGTATCTAGTCGGGGCGATAGCGTCCTTTGGATTTGCCTTCCTCTCAGGGATCGGTATTTCGTCTCTATATCCGCTATCCTTCGTCATGGGAGTGAGCGTTGCCTCGACTGAGACTTTCGAGCCCACTATAATGTCGAAGTTGGTTGGAGAGGAGTCCTACGGGGCGGGTATGGGTTTCCTATCTGTAGGACGAAGTGTTGGAATATTCATAGGTAACAGCGTAATGGGTCTCCTCTATCAGATTAGCTACACTCACGCTTACGTCTTCGCTGCAGCCATGTCGCTAGTGTCGTTCTTATTGATTCTCACCTTAGTTTACGGGAGAAAGTAA
- a CDS encoding cytochrome b/b6 domain-containing protein has product MGLIQFVGEASIYLSLIGIFIYHLSRRKVLEKTPQLSGKKFIRFYSESQILFHWISFVVLAAAGATGYFILFTNNFIPLPFHEFTLFPLISLLAYHVVKDSGNLKSISLNFSDFSKIKVHKSLGRYHPLKKAYHLTISLAIVTLGITGFLLWNPFKITFLFQYFQDILILHLMSTLLLTSLGMFHIYLSLMPSNRPLLIAMITGYLDEQYYKENYVEQNLIRSVSKGVDRSRRAFIKSLGASILTLGIIAILSRGNGTGSNVSRPQTSSLQAQSPYGPIANSNQMSPNTAKTFYLPNGSPGILVKLSNGQLKAYSAVCTHQGCTVGYVPGQQIFLCPCHGAEFAASNGDVLRGPATLPLPQYPISVDSSGNVFVNLSNSSNSGNVNNYGGYGDSEIGDD; this is encoded by the coding sequence ATGGGTTTAATACAGTTCGTTGGCGAAGCCTCAATATATCTCAGTTTAATTGGAATTTTTATTTATCATCTATCAAGAAGGAAAGTTTTAGAGAAAACCCCCCAGCTCAGTGGTAAAAAATTCATAAGATTCTACTCAGAGAGTCAAATTTTATTCCATTGGATCTCCTTCGTTGTCTTAGCCGCAGCTGGGGCAACGGGTTATTTCATCCTGTTCACTAACAACTTCATCCCCCTTCCCTTCCATGAGTTTACTCTATTTCCTCTCATCTCACTTTTAGCGTATCACGTCGTTAAGGATAGCGGCAATCTCAAATCTATTTCCCTTAATTTTAGCGACTTTAGCAAAATAAAAGTTCATAAATCGTTAGGAAGATATCATCCCTTAAAGAAGGCATATCACTTGACTATATCTTTGGCTATAGTGACCTTAGGGATAACGGGGTTTCTCCTGTGGAACCCCTTTAAAATCACATTTTTATTTCAGTATTTCCAAGATATTCTAATCTTACATTTGATGTCTACCCTCTTATTGACTAGTTTAGGCATGTTCCACATTTACCTCTCACTAATGCCATCAAATAGACCTCTGTTGATAGCAATGATAACAGGCTATTTGGATGAACAATACTATAAGGAAAATTACGTTGAACAGAACTTGATAAGGAGTGTCAGTAAAGGAGTAGATCGAAGTAGGAGAGCCTTCATCAAGAGCCTAGGGGCTTCGATCTTAACGCTAGGAATTATAGCGATCCTGAGCAGAGGTAATGGCACGGGCTCGAACGTTTCCAGACCACAGACTAGCTCACTGCAAGCGCAAAGTCCATATGGTCCGATAGCTAATTCCAATCAAATGAGTCCCAATACGGCTAAAACTTTTTATCTGCCAAACGGATCTCCAGGGATACTAGTGAAGCTCTCTAACGGTCAACTTAAGGCTTATAGCGCTGTTTGTACGCATCAGGGCTGCACTGTGGGATACGTACCAGGGCAGCAAATCTTTCTCTGTCCGTGTCATGGAGCTGAGTTCGCTGCGAGTAACGGAGATGTACTTAGAGGTCCGGCCACCTTACCTTTACCGCAATATCCGATATCGGTAGATAGTTCAGGTAACGTCTTCGTTAACCTCTCCAACTCCTCCAATTCAGGTAACGTCAACAATTACGGGGGATATGGGGATAGTGAGATAGGAGACGATTAG
- a CDS encoding MMPL family transporter, whose translation MDAKIWIVIWSVVLIGMIPGAMVYTHYLAYSNENNIQTLADKLLANSSLNRQTIYVIVNESPTPQLSKAVLEVEGNLSQYGLVSSPYSQYVSFLTQVTGNSTLARNYVLSHGLQGSPPFVRELVSSDNSSFLITLTLNYSNNFVYKNGSTPSEILTPIVQSEIRPLGPEAYVTGTGAIDYETQELTQKYAFVFPSLFLVLAIAIGVALRSIRAGLLGFVFVGLTLYMSYFSVYLTGLILGGVDYVVNYTLTAVILGITTDYFIFLIYRYKRDKKSINGSRKAILISGLTVGFSLATFSLVKGFLSWGIVLLLSVILSALLMITLLPAVISIFGGKLVKTSEYGTKESIFSKASRVSLVYLVLILLVAVPAIYFFFHVPTTYNFNTGLPSSLNSVKGLTILERDYGFPIIVLVNKTQASASLASFLQKYGNVVGPYVSTSNVSQFTVNNGYVYYLIYVKGSPYSTETLNVVKTLENHHLIVGGLTSDILALQRENVTVYSLLELLVVSAVGLVLGLSFRTWKYPLISLSGVLISVTEATAILYLIARFLLHIELIYLVPVIIFVILTSLGSDYSVFIISSVEEEREKDGDYVSRGMGRTGSIVTTLGIILAISLGTLAFIPIAFLQELGISFVVSIVIDTFVIRTFYYPLMIRILYNIRNKT comes from the coding sequence ATGGACGCAAAGATATGGATTGTGATATGGTCTGTAGTTCTGATAGGAATGATCCCAGGTGCGATGGTTTATACTCATTATCTCGCTTACTCAAACGAGAACAACATCCAGACCTTAGCTGACAAGCTATTAGCCAACTCGTCCCTCAATAGGCAGACAATCTACGTGATAGTTAACGAAAGCCCAACTCCTCAACTTTCTAAGGCGGTACTTGAGGTTGAAGGGAATCTCTCTCAATACGGTTTGGTGTCCTCTCCTTACTCTCAATATGTGTCCTTTTTAACTCAAGTTACTGGGAACTCAACGCTAGCCAGAAATTACGTCCTGTCTCACGGACTTCAAGGATCTCCTCCATTCGTTAGGGAGCTTGTGAGTTCTGACAACTCTTCATTCTTAATAACTTTGACCTTAAATTACTCTAATAACTTCGTCTATAAGAACGGTTCCACTCCTTCAGAGATCCTAACTCCTATCGTTCAATCTGAGATCAGACCCTTGGGTCCTGAGGCTTACGTAACTGGTACAGGAGCTATAGATTACGAAACTCAGGAGTTGACCCAAAAGTACGCCTTTGTCTTCCCATCACTCTTCTTAGTCTTAGCGATAGCCATAGGAGTAGCCCTCAGATCTATCAGGGCTGGCCTCCTAGGTTTCGTCTTCGTGGGTTTAACCCTCTACATGTCTTACTTCTCAGTGTACTTGACCGGGTTAATACTAGGAGGGGTAGATTACGTTGTAAATTACACTTTAACCGCGGTGATCTTAGGGATAACGACAGACTACTTCATCTTCCTTATCTACAGATATAAGAGGGATAAGAAATCTATCAATGGGTCTAGAAAGGCGATCTTAATCTCAGGTTTGACGGTAGGCTTTAGCTTAGCTACTTTTTCACTAGTGAAGGGCTTTCTAAGTTGGGGTATAGTTTTGCTTTTGAGCGTTATACTCTCCGCTCTTCTCATGATTACCCTGTTACCTGCGGTTATTTCGATTTTTGGCGGAAAACTAGTGAAGACATCAGAGTACGGAACAAAAGAGTCCATCTTCTCCAAGGCTTCAAGAGTCAGTTTAGTTTACCTAGTCCTGATACTCTTGGTTGCCGTCCCTGCAATATATTTCTTCTTTCACGTTCCTACAACTTACAATTTCAACACGGGTTTGCCTTCTAGCCTAAACAGCGTCAAGGGATTAACTATTCTTGAGCGAGACTATGGGTTTCCAATCATTGTCCTGGTCAATAAAACCCAAGCTAGCGCCTCCTTAGCCTCATTTTTGCAGAAGTACGGTAACGTAGTGGGTCCCTATGTCAGTACTTCTAACGTATCTCAGTTTACGGTTAACAACGGATACGTATACTATCTTATCTACGTAAAGGGATCCCCGTACTCCACGGAAACGCTCAATGTCGTGAAAACTCTAGAAAATCACCACCTGATCGTTGGAGGACTTACCTCCGACATCTTAGCCCTTCAGAGGGAGAACGTTACTGTGTACTCTCTCCTTGAACTCCTAGTAGTTAGCGCAGTAGGTTTAGTTCTAGGTCTGTCATTTAGAACGTGGAAGTACCCTCTGATCTCGCTCTCTGGAGTACTCATAAGCGTTACAGAGGCTACCGCAATACTCTACCTGATAGCTAGATTTCTACTCCACATAGAATTAATCTACCTAGTTCCGGTTATAATTTTCGTGATACTAACCTCCTTAGGGAGCGACTACTCGGTGTTTATAATATCCTCTGTTGAGGAGGAGAGAGAGAAGGATGGAGATTACGTTTCTAGGGGAATGGGAAGAACTGGTTCTATAGTAACTACCCTTGGGATAATTTTAGCTATCTCTCTAGGAACGCTAGCTTTTATACCAATTGCTTTCCTCCAGGAGTTAGGTATATCTTTCGTCGTCTCGATCGTAATTGACACTTTCGTGATAAGGACGTTCTACTACCCATTAATGATAAGGATATTATATAATATTAGAAATAAAACTTGA
- a CDS encoding NAD(P)/FAD-dependent oxidoreductase, with the protein MYDVVVVGGGPAGSAAALRAAKLGAKTIVIERGSEPGAKNVSGAMIRVNDLSMFDVKSLPYEREVSKVRLSFDGVQIEMKPKDKLVNVGRLKLDRWLASQAESAGAVLITKTTVLKVDGRRIVTDRGEIEGERVILAEGANALVSINSGLRRELKPEETVQTVKEVYSLSKDEVNKRLGLGEQEGISVRYLFSNPIPGAGFLYTYKDSIAFGIGVHMRSLISHRVRPQDVLEEVKRSLGINELVKGFSLREYSAKIIPENGFPAWRACSGNLFLTGDALGVVNPITFNGIGPAVISGYIAGELAVNDQCGSYESSLMMERTLSQAIKLRPLVKELLKEENIRAYISMTSDALSSWTSGDLSLDLKANLWRLTKHALLLLEAIS; encoded by the coding sequence ATGTATGACGTAGTTGTGGTAGGAGGAGGTCCGGCAGGAAGCGCCGCGGCCTTAAGGGCAGCTAAATTGGGGGCCAAAACGATAGTGATAGAGAGGGGCTCGGAGCCTGGGGCCAAGAACGTATCCGGAGCAATGATAAGGGTGAACGACCTCTCCATGTTCGACGTTAAAAGCTTACCTTACGAGAGAGAGGTGAGTAAGGTTAGACTCTCCTTCGACGGAGTTCAAATAGAGATGAAACCTAAGGATAAGTTGGTGAACGTTGGAAGGTTAAAGTTAGACAGGTGGTTGGCCTCTCAGGCTGAGAGCGCTGGCGCAGTCCTAATCACCAAGACGACGGTACTCAAGGTCGACGGGAGAAGGATCGTAACTGATAGGGGAGAGATTGAGGGGGAGAGAGTCATATTAGCTGAGGGAGCTAACGCTCTCGTCTCGATTAACTCTGGACTGAGGAGGGAGTTAAAGCCCGAGGAGACCGTTCAGACGGTCAAGGAGGTCTACTCTCTTAGCAAAGACGAGGTCAACAAGAGGTTAGGTTTAGGGGAGCAGGAGGGCATCTCAGTTAGGTACCTGTTCTCAAATCCAATACCTGGGGCTGGATTCCTGTACACGTATAAGGATTCCATAGCCTTCGGGATAGGAGTTCACATGCGGTCGCTAATATCTCACAGAGTGAGGCCTCAGGACGTTCTGGAGGAGGTAAAAAGATCCCTTGGAATAAACGAGTTGGTCAAAGGGTTCTCGTTGAGGGAGTACTCAGCTAAGATAATACCAGAGAACGGTTTTCCAGCTTGGAGGGCGTGCTCAGGAAACCTATTCCTAACGGGAGACGCGTTGGGGGTAGTTAACCCAATTACGTTTAACGGAATAGGTCCTGCGGTTATCTCGGGCTACATCGCTGGGGAGTTAGCGGTGAACGATCAATGTGGGAGCTACGAGAGCTCCCTTATGATGGAAAGAACGTTAAGTCAGGCGATTAAGTTGAGGCCTCTCGTTAAGGAACTCTTGAAGGAGGAAAACATAAGGGCTTACATCTCCATGACAAGCGACGCCCTCTCCTCTTGGACTTCTGGAGACCTTTCGTTAGACCTTAAAGCTAACCTCTGGAGGTTAACTAAACACGCCTTACTCCTTTTGGAGGCGATATCATGA
- a CDS encoding DUF973 family protein: MTQQNLEIEGIKNLKSGALFYLITVILYIVSLAFIITLVGILIGVIVGVIDFVTLLLAFLRTRRGFSQLETAGRHVGGKTATTLIIAGYALVFIGSIVALALFISAVGLTFGSAISGSSASAAAGIGLGLGSILGGLAVIIIGALIMYIGYILLASAYKNVGSLYNVGSLRTGGTLMLVGSILYFLSLIPLVGVVFDIIGGLLVFIGIIMVYSGLGTLLSTLQSGRYPGFNQPYYGQPYQGAPLPPQYPQQPLNRIYGNGVAEVNVYSPGPVQVTSATIIGTSYFSDQVTPTNLATGNNVIRISFNGPLNLVPGNVYAIQITLSNGQLITVNATYQP, encoded by the coding sequence ATGACTCAACAAAATCTTGAGATTGAGGGCATAAAAAATCTGAAATCCGGCGCCCTATTTTACCTAATAACCGTAATACTTTACATTGTTTCTTTAGCGTTTATAATAACTCTAGTTGGAATTTTAATAGGTGTGATAGTTGGAGTGATAGATTTCGTTACATTGTTGTTAGCTTTTCTTAGGACTAGGAGAGGTTTCTCGCAACTGGAAACGGCTGGGAGACATGTGGGTGGGAAAACCGCTACTACGCTAATAATCGCTGGATATGCATTAGTTTTCATAGGATCAATTGTGGCATTAGCTCTCTTTATTTCAGCCGTAGGACTGACCTTCGGCTCGGCGATCTCGGGGAGCTCCGCCTCGGCAGCGGCCGGGATAGGTCTAGGTTTAGGTTCAATACTTGGCGGATTAGCTGTTATTATAATTGGTGCGTTGATCATGTACATAGGTTACATATTGTTGGCTTCAGCATACAAAAATGTGGGATCCCTTTATAACGTAGGAAGCTTAAGAACGGGAGGTACTCTAATGTTAGTGGGTTCTATACTCTATTTTCTAAGTTTAATACCTCTTGTAGGCGTGGTTTTCGATATAATAGGCGGACTACTAGTTTTCATAGGTATTATCATGGTTTACTCTGGATTAGGAACGCTATTGAGTACGCTTCAATCTGGTAGGTACCCTGGTTTCAATCAGCCTTACTATGGTCAACCTTATCAGGGAGCTCCTTTACCACCCCAGTACCCACAACAACCTCTTAACAGGATATACGGAAACGGCGTAGCTGAGGTGAACGTCTACTCCCCTGGACCCGTTCAAGTGACCAGCGCTACGATAATTGGAACCTCTTACTTCTCTGATCAAGTTACCCCTACGAATCTGGCTACAGGGAACAACGTGATAAGGATATCGTTCAACGGTCCGCTCAATCTAGTTCCAGGCAACGTTTACGCCATACAGATTACCCTATCTAACGGACAGCTTATAACGGTTAACGCTACTTATCAACCTTAA
- a CDS encoding DUF973 family protein yields the protein MTSTQNNQEILNLRESINQMRIGLFFEIFAAIVGYLASNLWLNLVTGLLVSLSFSGSALVTLNQFIYPIIITTIQIVLALIAYLKMKGLFSELEMTTRDMSLAKIGLLLAIFPLVMYIGYILIAAGLYSIGEKYGSDFNKNVMRIGSLITGIPLLNFVGLIFNYIAIGSIVPFVPPVKQYRPPINVPPYQWQPGYQPGYPYYQSYQPVQVYQMGQGVLKGNVAMLSLFSTGQLRINRASLEGFNTFAIRIEPLVVVPGKNDIKVEFPETLQGLTKGSTYRLKIELEANVTVYANLINE from the coding sequence ATGACATCCACTCAGAATAATCAAGAAATTCTGAATTTAAGAGAGAGTATTAATCAAATGAGAATAGGATTATTTTTTGAGATATTCGCTGCTATAGTAGGATATTTAGCCTCAAATTTATGGCTTAACTTAGTGACAGGTCTCCTAGTCTCTCTCTCCTTCTCCGGTTCCGCTTTGGTAACCCTTAACCAGTTCATTTATCCAATAATAATAACCACAATACAGATAGTGTTAGCTCTCATAGCTTACCTGAAAATGAAGGGGCTTTTCTCAGAACTGGAAATGACCACGAGAGACATGTCCTTAGCGAAAATAGGTTTGTTACTAGCTATCTTCCCGTTAGTGATGTACATTGGCTACATATTGATAGCGGCTGGCCTGTACTCCATAGGTGAGAAATATGGAAGCGACTTTAACAAAAACGTGATGAGGATCGGAAGTTTGATAACGGGTATACCCTTATTAAATTTCGTAGGATTAATATTTAATTACATAGCTATAGGAAGTATAGTTCCTTTCGTTCCACCGGTGAAGCAGTACAGACCACCTATTAACGTGCCTCCATATCAATGGCAACCGGGTTATCAACCAGGGTATCCGTACTACCAATCCTATCAACCCGTTCAGGTCTATCAGATGGGTCAAGGGGTTCTGAAGGGAAACGTTGCGATGTTAAGTCTGTTCTCAACCGGGCAACTGAGGATCAATAGAGCCTCTCTAGAGGGGTTCAACACCTTTGCGATTAGAATTGAACCTCTAGTTGTCGTACCAGGTAAAAACGACATAAAGGTTGAGTTTCCTGAAACCCTCCAAGGGTTGACTAAAGGGTCCACATATAGATTAAAGATTGAGTTAGAAGCTAACGTTACAGTCTACGCGAACCTAATCAACGAATGA
- a CDS encoding CBS domain-containing protein has protein sequence MNVGQLVSKKIVTLSASSSVREAAKTMRENDVSSVLLVGEKGEIRAIVTERDVTRAVAEGLDYSIPAVKIGMSPVISVDRNLSVLEALEIMGEKRIRHVLVKDGDKPIGVVSLREMANALSLLAFAETSY, from the coding sequence ATGAACGTTGGTCAACTTGTTTCAAAAAAGATCGTTACGTTATCCGCATCCTCTTCCGTTAGGGAGGCCGCGAAGACGATGAGGGAGAACGATGTTAGCTCCGTTCTCCTCGTTGGCGAGAAAGGTGAGATCAGGGCGATCGTAACGGAGAGAGACGTGACGAGAGCGGTCGCAGAGGGGTTGGACTACTCCATCCCAGCCGTAAAGATTGGGATGTCTCCAGTCATCTCGGTTGATAGGAACTTGAGCGTGTTGGAAGCGTTAGAGATCATGGGGGAGAAGAGGATAAGACACGTGTTGGTCAAAGACGGAGATAAGCCTATCGGCGTTGTCTCCTTGAGGGAGATGGCTAACGCTCTTTCCCTTTTAGCCTTTGCTGAAACTTCATATTGA
- a CDS encoding winged helix-turn-helix transcriptional regulator gives MRDETDKSIVFHLLKDGRISQKRLAKLIGITESSLSYRINNLKEEGIIKGFSLFVNPNLLNSHYAFLAFPNTKSFDSENVFMKFTCLEEFNVYGVQAKREEFDQLISSLFDELGEPIMTYIPQQNVRELRPYELRLIKALREDPRASPGELARRMGASVRFVANTLNSMLSKGDVRVIPQVDLSRLKALILAIFSKGEFNLMDPCRVLKVSSDEGVVDICFVHDLKLADGLVKQVKKSDISSKVMIVTNFQVKSAF, from the coding sequence ATGAGAGATGAAACAGACAAATCCATAGTTTTCCACCTCCTGAAGGACGGTAGGATATCTCAAAAGAGGTTAGCAAAGCTAATTGGAATAACTGAATCCTCTTTGAGCTACAGAATTAACAACCTAAAGGAGGAAGGGATAATTAAAGGCTTCAGTTTATTCGTAAATCCCAACTTATTAAACTCTCACTACGCTTTCCTCGCCTTTCCTAACACTAAGAGTTTCGATTCAGAGAACGTTTTCATGAAGTTCACATGTCTTGAGGAGTTTAACGTCTACGGCGTTCAAGCTAAGAGGGAAGAATTCGATCAATTGATAAGTTCCTTATTCGATGAGCTTGGAGAGCCCATTATGACTTACATTCCACAACAAAATGTTAGGGAGTTGAGACCTTATGAGCTCAGGTTAATCAAAGCCCTTAGAGAAGATCCTAGAGCCTCTCCGGGAGAGTTGGCCAGAAGGATGGGAGCAAGCGTAAGGTTCGTTGCTAACACTCTGAACTCCATGCTCTCTAAAGGAGACGTAAGAGTGATACCGCAAGTCGACCTGTCTAGATTGAAGGCACTAATCTTGGCTATATTTTCAAAGGGAGAGTTTAACCTAATGGACCCCTGTAGGGTACTGAAGGTTTCATCAGACGAAGGCGTAGTGGATATATGTTTCGTTCATGATCTGAAGCTTGCTGATGGCCTAGTGAAGCAAGTTAAGAAATCTGATATTTCGTCAAAGGTCATGATAGTTACGAACTTCCAAGTTAAGAGCGCTTTTTAA